Proteins encoded in a region of the Polyangiaceae bacterium genome:
- a CDS encoding tyrosine-type recombinase/integrase, giving the protein MASSALLAVDKPATLDLSPGLADDVLRAAEHAQHARADNTRRSYARAWEQWNAYAHEHGACALPASPLVVAAYLAHLDKEGLGTSTMDITLAAIVDRHRAARLPLPTNDPVVRDVRAGIRARRGTRPQGKAALGAYELHEMIDALPPDLSGLRDRALLLIGFGAALRRSELVALHVAHVAWHARGIVVLVARSKGDQEGRGVEVPIHAAPGPLCPVAGLRAWLDAARIIDGPIFRSVSRWGRVGLDALASRHVAEVVKRAAKRVGLNPHTLAGHSLRAGFATTAASVGAHMAEISRVTRHNSDGMLRRYIRAGTMFDRDPLRGVLAR; this is encoded by the coding sequence ATGGCATCGAGTGCACTTCTTGCCGTCGACAAACCCGCAACGTTGGACCTCTCGCCCGGCCTGGCAGACGACGTGCTACGCGCCGCGGAGCACGCGCAGCACGCGCGCGCGGACAATACGCGCCGCTCGTACGCTCGCGCGTGGGAGCAGTGGAACGCGTACGCACACGAGCACGGTGCGTGCGCGCTACCAGCATCGCCGCTCGTCGTCGCGGCGTACCTCGCGCATCTCGACAAGGAAGGACTTGGAACGTCAACGATGGACATCACGCTTGCCGCGATCGTCGATCGTCATCGAGCCGCACGACTTCCTTTGCCCACAAACGATCCTGTCGTGCGTGACGTGCGCGCGGGCATCCGTGCTCGTCGTGGGACGCGACCGCAAGGCAAAGCCGCGCTTGGTGCGTATGAGCTTCACGAGATGATCGACGCGCTACCGCCCGATCTTTCTGGCCTGCGTGACCGCGCTTTGTTGCTCATTGGATTTGGCGCGGCCTTGCGACGCTCCGAGCTCGTCGCGCTCCATGTCGCGCACGTCGCGTGGCACGCTCGTGGGATCGTCGTGCTCGTCGCACGTTCGAAAGGCGATCAAGAAGGACGCGGCGTAGAAGTGCCGATCCATGCCGCCCCAGGTCCCCTTTGCCCCGTCGCAGGGTTGCGCGCGTGGCTCGATGCTGCGCGCATCATCGACGGGCCGATCTTCCGCTCCGTCTCGCGTTGGGGGCGCGTGGGGCTCGATGCTCTCGCCTCACGTCACGTGGCCGAAGTGGTCAAGCGTGCTGCCAAACGGGTAGGGCTCAATCCGCACACCCTCGCGGGGCACTCTCTGCGCGCAGGGTTCGCGACGACCGCGGCAAGCGTTGGGGCGCACATGGCGGAGATCTCGCGCGTCACACGGCACAACAGTGACGGGATGCTCCGCCGATACATCCGCGCGGGGACCATGTTCGACCGCGATCCGCTCCGCGGAGTGCTCGCGCGGTAA